Part of the Salinimonas iocasae genome, ACCGGATTTCCAACAGAAGCAAAATTATGTGATGAATATGGCATTAGCCGCACGGCAGTGCGTGAGGCGGTTAAAATGCTTGCCGCTAAAGGTCTGATATCGTCTCGTCCAAGACAGGGCATTCGCGTGGAAGCGGCTGATCGGTGGAACCTTTACGATACCAACGTATTGAGCTGGATGCTGGAAAGCAGCCCGTCTTTGTTGGTCTTAAAAGAATTTCTTCAAATGCGACTGGCTATTGAACCGCAGGCAGCGGCGCTGGCTGCCAACGCGCAGAACAGCGAAGCAATTGAGAACATTAGCATTGCGCTTGAAAAAATGCGCCGAGCGGTTGAGAACGGTGAAGGCAGCATGCACGATGCAGATTTGCAGTTTCATACCGCCATATTACAAGCCTCCGGAAACCGGTTTTTTTATCAGTTGCGCGAATTCATTACCACCGCCCTGAACGTCAGTATTCAGCATACAACACCTGCCAAAAGTAATAATAGTGCCATCGTTGAAGAGCACGAAAAGGTGTATAACGCTATTGCGCAAGGACATGCAGAGCGGGCTAAAAATATGATGACCTATCTGATTGATGAAGCGATGACCGTGATTGAAAGAGAAATCGCCGAAGCATAATCGACAAGCACATCAAAAGTAACAATCGTTAAGTCAGGCGTGAGGTAAGTAATGACTGAGCATTGTCAGCAGACTACACATTATCCCAGTCTAGTTGGTAAACGGGTTTTTATCACTGGTGGTGGAACAGGCATTGGCGCTGAAATGGTGCGCAGATTTGCCTTACAAGGTGCACTGGTAACCTTTGTAGATATGGCTGAAACGCCCAGCGTTGAACTTGCCCGCGAGCTATCACAGTACAATGTTCGCTTTGAGCAATGTGATTTGCGTGACATTGCGCATTTACAAAGCATTATCCAGCAGACCGGCCGTGAGCAGGGCCCGATTGGTGTGTTAATAAATAACGCTGCTGATGATACGCGACACAATATTGATGAGGTAACCGTTGAATACTGGGATGATCGGCTCGCAGTAAATTTACGCCCGAGTTTTTTTGCCGCCCAGGCGGTGAGCGAGCAGATGAAGCAAATTAACGGTGGCTCTATTATTAATATGGGATCAGCCAGCTGGCGGATTAAGCAAAGCTGCATGCCGGCCTATACCTCTGCTAAAGCCGCCATTGAAGGTATGTCACGTTCACTGGCCAGTGCATACGGTCAACACAACATACGGGTAAACACACTCGTGCCCGGCTGGGTGATGACAAAACGACAAATGAGTCACTGGCTTGATCCGGAAGTGGTTGAGACTGTGAAGCAGCAACAGTGTATACATCAGACGCTCAAACCGGCGCATATTGTTAATGCTGCGCTATTCTTAGCCGCCGATGACAGCAGTATGATGACAGCGCAAACACTCACTATTGATGCAGGCTGGACTTAAACTCCTCTATTGACGTATTGGTAAATTTCGTTAACGATAGATAACTATAAATGTAATATAATAGTTATATTAAGGTCGCTAGCGATAAATTTACCGCAGAGGATATAGACTGCTTGCTGAGTTTTTTTTGTATTTACCTCATCCTGATCACCGGAGCATGTCTACAGGGGGTGATAGGTTTCGGGCTGGGCTTATTATCAGCGCCCCTGGTCTACTTTTTGATGCCGGAACTTGTTCCCGCCCCAATGATTCTCAATGCGCTTCTGCTTACTTCATTACTATCGGTCAAATACCGGGCTGAGATTGATGTTCGCCATACCGGATTTTCAGTGTTTGGTGGCACCATCGGCGTCCTGGTCGCCGGCACCGTCATGTACTATCTCGATGCTGCGCAATACCAACTTTTATTTGGTGTATCTATTCTTATCGCAGTGGGCTTATCAGTACTGGGAATGACCCCACGGGTCTCCGCCTTGACTAATATCATCGCCTCATCACTTTCGGGCTTTTTAGGTACTACAACATCGGCTGGTGGTGCGCCGATGGGTTTACTTTATCAGTCAGCAGAGCAAAGCAAAATTAAGGCAAACCTGAGTGTATTTTTTGTTTATATCAATTTGTTCGGCATTTTTGTTCTATGGTGGACCGGACGTGCAACGCAAAGTGATTTCATTCTTTTTCTTAAATGTATTCCTGCCATTTTAATTGGCTGGGCGCTGTCATATTTTATCAGTAAAAATATAAACGAAGATCGCATCAGGCAATTGATTTTACTGGTTGCCAGTGGCTCTGCACTGGTTCTAATTATGGCAGCTGTAAGCAACGCTAACGGATAGATTCACCATAACTGTGCTAGCATAACATCATGGTAAATGTAGATTTAATCACAGTATTGAACTGTCAGTGTGAGCTGGGTGAGGGGGCGTATTACAGCCACCGATTGCAGCGCGCGTTCTGGGTGGATATTTACGGCTGCCGAATTCACTCCATGGACTGGCAATCGCAGCAGACAAAAACTACTTCTGTCCCGGAGCCAGTATGCTGGATAAAGGAAACCGCGGAAGGACAGCTTATTGCAGGCTTTGCTTCGGGCATCTATACGCTGGATAAAAATCTGCAACCACAGACATTGGTATGGCAATTACCTGAGAAGGAAAAACACAACCGGCTAAACGATGCAAAAGTCGATCGGCAGGGAAATCTATATTTCGGCACGATGGACAAGTCTGAGCAAAGTGAATCCGGACATCTGTATCTTCTTAATAAAGTTAAAGCTGCGCAAATTATTGATTCCGGATACGTTGTAAGTAACGGGCCCGCCTTTGATCCCGCTGGAAATATCATTTATTCGGTATCTTCCAAAGAGCGTATCATCTTTGCGGTCACGCTTGATGAGAATCAAAACGTAAAATCCAAAAGGCCACACATTCATCTTTCACCCTCGCAGGGATACCCTGACGGGGTTACTGTTGATGGCGAAGGTAATTTGTGGGTGTGCGCCTGGGATGGCAATGCCATATTAAGGTTTGCGCCGGATGGCACACTGCTTCAAACCCTTCGGTTCCCCGTTCCCCGCGTGACCAGTATTGCGTTTGCGGGGCCTCACCTTGACCACATTATCGTAACATCTGCTCGAACTGGTCTTGATCAATACTCTTTGGACCTGGCGCCACAAAGCGGTAATACGTTTTTATTCAAAACGGCACCAATCGGCATTGCTGACAAGCCTGCCAATATCACTGGGGCGTAAGCGAGCCAGATAATTTGTTCTCACATTCCTAAAAACCCGACCAGTAAATTCGATGTTGTGATGGTGTAAAAAGCGTTGTAAAGTAATCGTTAAATTGTAATACAATATGACATCTAGCGTATTTAAGGATTTACTATGCAGCAAAGAATGGGGTGGCTAACATTCCTGGCCGGATTCGCAATAGCAGGCTGCTCGAGTCAGGAAGCGGCCACACAAGAAAGCTTTGAGGCCAGACAAATTAAAGAGCGAAAAGACGATTTTGCATTTGAAAATGACAAGGTGGCTTTTCGAGTTTATGGACCAGCTCTCGCTGGGGCAAATGAAAACAACGGTACCGATTGCTGGTTTAAAAGAACAGATAAACCGATAGTTAATAAGTGGTACGAAGCGCATTTTGAGGGTACTTCTTATCATGAAGATCACGGTGAGGGATATGACCCATACCATGTGGGAAGCTCTTTAGGGTGCGGGGCTGTCGCGCTCTGGCAACCCGGTCAGGATGATAAACTTGTACAACCTAACGTTTATCAATCTTTTAAAGTGCTTGAAAAATCTGATGAACAAGTTTCATTTGAGCTGACTTATCGTTGGGAAGAGCAGAACATTGAAGAAGTTAAGCGTGTCACGCTTAGCCGCGGCAGCCAATTGTATAAGGCGCAAAGTCGGTTTACCCAAGATGGTAAGCCCGTAAAACTTAAAGTGGCCGTTGGGGTATCCACGCACGATGGTAAAGCACTGGTAGATGTAAACGATGAGAGAAGTGCGGTCAGTACCTGGGAGAAAATTGACGATAGCCATGTCGGAACAGCGGTTCTTCTTCCACAGACATATACGGCTACTTTCCATGAGCAACAAAGCGACCAAAAAGACCGGTCCAATGCGGTGCTGGTCACTTCCACTAATGACAACGGCGAACTGACATACTATGCCGGCTTTGCATGGGAAAAAGCGCAGGATATAAAAACGTATTTTCAATGGAAGCAATATCTAGCCAACTACCTTGACGAAGCACCTACCGACATCACAATGCAATCGGTCAAGCAATTAACCAAGCAGGTAGCTGACTGGCAGATTGAACATCACGAAGAACAAGGTGAATACAGAGCCATACCGCGCAACCCACCTGAGTGGTCAAACCGCGAACGCTATCACGATCTTGAGTGGCATCATGGCGCGCTGTATGCGGGCATGAATGAATGGCGTAAAGTTGCTGGTGATGCCAGCTATACCGCCTGGCTAAAAAATATTGGTGAAGAAAATCAGTGGGAACTTCATCAACGGCCATATCACGCCGATGATCACACCGTTGGGCAGTTTTATCTTTCTCTTTATAGTGAGTATGAAGACCCAGCCATGCTGAAACCCACAAAAGAGCGTTTTGACTGGATTCTGGAAAATCCAAAAGAAGGTACGCTGGATTGGCTAGCCGAAGATACACACGCGCATGATCGCTGGGGCTGGAGCGACGCGTTGTTTATGGCACCGCCTGTTTGGGCTCGGTTGGCAAAGTTGACCGGTGAAGACAAGTACCTTGAGTTCATGGATCAAGAATACCACGCCACTTATGATTTGCTATGGAGTGAAGAGGACCAGCTGTTCTGGCGTGATTCTAGCTATTTCACGCAGGAAGAAAAAAACGGCGAAGATATTTTCTGGTCCAGAGGTAATGGTTGGGTGTTTGGCGGCTTAGCGCTTATGATCCCCGACTTACCTAAAGATTGGAAAGGACGCGAGTTTTATGTTGATTTGTATAAAGAGATGGCGGCCAAGGTAAAAACCATTCAGCGCGAAGATGGCACTTGGTCAATGGGGTTACTAGGTGGCCGCGAAGGTTATCCTGAAGTAGAAACCAGTGGCACAGCGTTCTTTACGTTTGGTCTGGCGTGGGGCGTTAATAATGGTCTGTTGAATAAAGAAGAGTATCGCCCGGTAATTGAAAAAGCATGGCGTGCATTAAAACTGGCCGTTAATCATGAAGGGATGCTTGCCTATGTGCAGCCGGTTGGCGCCTCGCCAGGTGACTCTTTCCCTGATTATACCGAAGTGTATGGCGTAGGCGCATTTTTGGCTGCAGGCAGTGAGCTTTACAAAATGCTTAAGTCAGAAAGGGATAATGCCATTACCGCCGCGTCGCCGGTGACCATGATGGAAAATACAGGATGGTGCTGGTTTCAGGACCCGCGAGCTATCATTCAAAATGGTAAACTCGTTATAGGCGGTGTACAGGGCAATGGAACCGGAGACGCCGTGGTGGGTATCTTCGATCTTGACTCTCAGCAAGTAGATAGCACGTCTGTACTTCATGAGAATTTTGATCACGATGATCATAATTCGCCGGTATTCTATGCCAGACCTGATGGCTCACTATTGACAGTGTATGCGCGTCACAGTACAGAAAATCACCACTATTACCGTATCTCTGAGTCTTCAGATTACTCAGTCTGGGGCGAGGAGCGACAGATCAGTGCTTCTGAACCAGTTACCTACATGAATCTCTTCCACCTGGAAAAGGAAGATAGACTTTACAATCTTTATCGGGGCGTTCAGTGGAACCCTACATTTGTATCCTCCACAGACCACGGGAATACCTGGGGCGATGCTACCCACCTTATTCAGGATGAGCTTGGGGGGACCCAGCGACCATATGCCCGCTACGCTTCGGATAACGAAGATACGATCGGCATTTCTTTTACTGATGCCCATCCGCGAGACTATGGCAATAGTCTTTATTATGCCGCCTTTCGCGAAGGTAAGTTTTTTACAGCGAATGGCGATTTAATAAAGGAACTGAGCAAAGAAGGTCCACTGAAACCTTCAGAGGCAGAGCAGATATTTGCCGGAGGCGAGGGGGCATTCCGGGGCATGGAGCTAAGCGCCAATAAAAGTGCCTGGACCAGCTCCATGGTGCTGGATGACAACGGCTATCCGCATATTGCCTATTCGCTTTATTTGAAAAACAGTGATCAACGTTACCGTATTGCTTCGTGGGACGGCCAGCAATGGCATGATCGTGAAGTAGCACGCGCTGGTGAACATCTTTACCCTAAAGAGGCAAGTTATACTGGCCTTATAACCCTTGATCCTTCAGATCCTTCCCATGTTGTCATTGCCAGCAACGTGAACCCTCATACCGGAGAAAAACAAAGTGGTAACTTTCAGGTATACCGGGCGAATATAGCTTTAGAGGATGATATCAGTACCGTTGAGTGGGAAAAGCTATCTGATAATGAAGAGCACGATAATATACGGCCGCTCATTGTTAACGGAAAAAACAAGAATGCTATTTTATGGCTTTCCGGGACATATAATACCTATACCGATTATGATCTGAATGCGACGGGTATTGTTTACTAAAGGATGACATGCATTCTGGCAGAACAGTTAAACCGAGCAACTGTTCTGCCTTTTTAACAGGTGACTTGAGTTGAAACACGCAGAAAAAATAGTTGTGGTTACAGGGGGAAGTCAGGGCATTGGATTGGCTATCGCTGAGCGTTACGCCGACGAGGGAGCACAAGTTGTCGTAGGTTCACGACATAAGCCGGAAGATCTGCTCCATAAGAATATCCAATTTAAGACCTTAGATGTGACTTGCGAAGAGTCAGTCCACAATATGTTTAATAGTGTAAAAGAGCAATATGGTCGGGTAGATGCGTTAATAAATGCTGCTGGCGTGATGAAGCAGGCGAGTTTTCTTACCACTACTTTAAACGACTGGGAAGCAACACTGCGTATTAACCTTACCGGCACATTTCTAACTAGTCAGTGCGCAGCACATTTAATGAAAGAGCGTGGTGGCTGCATTATAAATATTGGCTCAATAGAGGGTGAGGCTGCTAATGCAGCACATACAGCGTACGTGTCTTCCAAAGGTGGCGTACATGCACTCACCAGAGCTATCGCAGTTGATTTGGGGGGCTACAATATTCGTTGCAACACTATCTGTCCTGGCTGGATAAATACCTCATTAAACCAGTCGTACTTCGAGGATGATACACATCAGCAGAAACTAAATGCGCTGAAAAAGCTCCATCCATTAGGCCGTTTGGGCGAACCCGCAGATATCGCTGCATTAGCATGCTGGCTGGGAAGCGATGACGCGCAATGGGTTACCGGTCAGTCATTTACAATAGATGGCGGGAGGACCGCTAAATTACCTGGCATAGACTGCTGAGCTCCTTACAACCTTCACAACCCTTTAGTCACCCGACCGCATTATATGGTATACTTCTCAGCTTCAGCCTGCTAATGCAGGCTAGCAAATCCAGAACTTTTTGCTTAAAAAGATTACCCCGCTAGATCAAGATTGTTAACAGGCACCCGATATGATGCAGTCACTTGCTGAACACCGTAAATTCTCAGTCGCCCCAATGCTGGATTGGACAGACCGACATTGCCGGTACTTTTTGCGTTTGTTGTCTGGTAATGCACTGCTTTATACGGAGATGGTAACTACCGGTGCGCTGATTTATGGCAAAGGTGATTATCTTGCATTCAACGAGCAGGAGCATCCGGTTGCGTTGCAACTGGGCGGGTCCGATGCCGGTGATATGGCGCGCTGCGCAGTTATGGCGCAGGAACGAGGCTATGATGAGGTTAATATCAATGTCGGGTGTCCCTCAGATCGTGTGAAAAACGGCAGTTTTGGTGCCTGCCTGATGGCACAGCCGGAAGTGGTAGCAGCGTCAGTAAAGGCGATGCAGGCAGAGGTTGATATTCCGGTGACGGTAAAGTGTCGTATCGGTATTGACGATATGGATGAATACCATGCCTTTGCACAGTTTGTTGAAACGGTGGCGAATGCAGGTTGTGATACCTTTATTGTGCACGCCAGAAAAGCCTGGTTGCAGGGATTAAGTCCTAAAGAAAATCGCGAGGTTCCCCCGCTCAATTATCCGCGTGTCCATCAGCTCAAGGCTGACTGGCCGCAGCTTAATATAAGTATAAATGGCGGGGTGAAAACCCTGGATGCGGTAAAGGAGCAGCTCAATCACGTGGATGGCGTGATGATGGGCCGGGAAGTTTATGCAAACCCTTATCTGATGGCTTCAGTTGATAAGGAAATATTCAAAGAGCATAGCACGCCGTTGACGCGCAGAGAGATTGTGCTGAAGATGCAACAGTATATTGAAACTATTGATGAGCCAGGCTTCAAGCCCTGGCATGTTGCCCGACACATGTTAGGACTCTACGCCGGTGAGGCTGGCGGCCGTATCTGGCGACGTTATCTTAGCCAGAACGGGACAGGTAAATCACCTGATCCTTCTTTATTACTTAACGCATTGGACAGCGTTGAAACGGCGCAGGCTAACGTTGCAGCTTTCAATGAGAGTAAGGTTGGTTAAATAGGCTATTCGTAGTGGTCAAGTTGGCTATTTGGTGACCAGTGCCGTTAACCTGACAGCATGAAGAAATGGTTGGTTTTAAATAAGTATTTGATTTTAATTTAAAATACTGGTCTGGCACAGCTTTCGCTATCTTTAAAGTGTTCGCACATTTGCACTTAACCTTTAAAGTAATAGCAAGGAAATCGTTATGAAAGCCCCAGCAATTGTAGTATCAACCCTTATGACCGCAGCACTTGTCAGTACGCCTGCTTCTGCCAACACTATGCCTATCGAGCGCGCTGTTAGTCAAATGGTAGATAAGCTGGTTGCCAATACCGCATACGAGTTAAAACTGGAAGTAACTGAAGCGGTCGCCAATGCAGTATATATGTTTGAACCTGAAAGTTCAGGTACACGCAAAGGTGCGGTTAATGTGACAGAACTTACTGCGTCAAAAAAATCAGACCGCGATGAAGAGCAGGATACACAAGTACAGTAATTCTGGGTGGTCAAAAAAAAGCAGCGATTCGCTGCTTTTTTTGTGCCTGTAACACAGAGGTGGTCGAAAATGCCACCACCATGGTCAATTTGACTATTTATTCTTTCAACGCCCATATGACGCATCCATTATCTACCTAGAAATTCTTAAAATTCCATAAAATACAGTGATTTAAATAATTGGTACGGCAATTGAAGTGTCTTTGCTGTAATCGCAATTCTTTAGCTGATGCATTGAATCGCATTCCAATTATTTTAAAAGGAGATTGCCATGGGCATGTTTTCAAGAATGACTGATATCGTTCACGCCAACATCAACGCTATGTTAGATAAAGCGGAAGATCCTCAAAAGCTTATTCGTCTCATGGTTCAGGAGATGGAAGAAGCACTGGCTCATGCCCGCTGTGTATCAGCGCAGTACATTGCGCAGAAAAAACAGCTTAATCGGAATGCTGATTCACTTAACCGCAGCGCACAGCGCTGGCAGGAAAAAGCGCAGCGTGCTGTTGAAAAAGGTAATGACTCTCTGGCCCGCGCAGCACTAAAAGAAAAGCAGTCTCAGACTCGTCAGTTTGAGATCCTGCAAGAGGAAATTGCGCAGATAGATAGCCAGCTGGATAAGCTCACAGATGACATTGAGCAATTGGGGCACAAGCTTGCCGAAGCGCGTCAAAAAGCACGCATGCTGTCTCAGCGTGAACATACCGTGGCAGCACAGCTTAAGCTGCGTAATCAGGCTCAGCAGGAGAGCGTACAGCGTGCCATGGGCAAGTTCGAAGCTTATCAGCAAAAAGTTGATCAGTTAGAGGCGCAGGTTGAAGCCTACGACCTGGGTAGCGGGTCCGCTTCCCTTGAAGCCCAGTTCGCAGAGCTTGAACAGGACGAGAGCATCGAGGAAGAGTTGGCTCGCATGAAGAAATCCAGAGCCGCGTAATAATTATCCTTAGCAATCAGGAGTCAGATTATGAAGACTGTTAATTCTCAGAAACGAATTTATCGCATCATGCATGAATCGGTTATCAGTGGTGTATGTGCCGGCCTCGCTCGCTGGTTAAGCATCGACGCTGTATGGGTGCGTGCCGCGGCGGTACTGAGCGTGTTTATGTTGCCCGGTATTACTGTGCTGGCATATCTGGCGGCGGTTATTCTGTTACCCCGGTGGTCAGTATGAAAAATTTCTTTCTGGCCGTCGCGATTGCCATAATACTCGCCAGTGGCCTGGGTGCGGCAATATGGGAATGGATGGATATAAACATCTACTTCAGTGATGAACTACTCTCACCCTTTGATAACCTGATGTTGTTTTTAGCACTTGCAGTACTCTTTGTTATAGTAGGCTTTATCGTTGCAATTAGTATGTTCGGTGCAATCATCATAGGTTTAGTCGCTGCTGCGGCTGCGGTATTTACCCTGGGCCTGAGCGTTTTCTGGCCAGTATTGGTGGTAGTGGCTGCAATTGGTATTTGGCGACATCATCAAAAGCGCGCCTCAGTTCGCGCTTACGGCAGCCCACCGTATATACAGGAGTAATCAATCCAGTCACAATGCCCGTAACAACAACGTTAAATTAGCGTTATTGCTTCGGGCATTACTGATATAAAAGGAATATAACATTGGCTATCAAACAGTATCTTAGCGCAAAGTGGATTGGGGCAGCGGCTATATTGCTGTTTGTCTTATTTTGGCTGGTGGGGTGGTATTGGAGCCTGTCCCCGGACACATTCAATGTTGAAAAGCGGGTAACTGCACAGGCAGAAAAAGCCTCCCATGTTGATGTTCCCGGGTACACAATGACCACAAGTCTGATTATTGTTACCGAAACACTGCTCGATAAGCCGGGTGGTTACCTTTCTAATGACATGATGCCACCGGGCGTTCTTCTGGATAATATGCCAAGCTGGGAGTTCGGCGTACTTGAGATGACCCGAGACCTGGCGCTGGCTATGCGAAAAGACTTTTCCCGCTCTCAGTCGCAGTCGATTGAAAACCGCTACATCGCTAAGGCCGTGCCGCAGTTGAATATGGACAACGAAGCCTGGATGTTCCCTGCGGCTGAATCCAGCTACCAGAAGGGTATCGATTTGCTTTACAAATATCGCGCTGAATTGGTCGACACATCGCGCGGTGAAAGTCAGTTTTATACACGCGCCGACAACCTGAGAGAGTGGCTGAAGCTGGTAGAAAAACGCCTGGGTAGCTATTCGCAGCGGTTGAGTGCCAGTGTTGGCTCTTCAAGAATCAATACCGACCTGGCAGGTCAGCGAAGCGCGCGCCAGTCATCGCCAAATATGCAGGAAAAGCACATCCGCACCAGCTGGTGGAAACTGGATGATGTGTTCTACGAGTCAAAAGGCGCCACCTGGGCACTGCTTCATTACTTGCGGGCGGTTGAGGTTGAGTTTGCTGATGTACTGGAGGACAAAAATGCGCTGGTCAGTCTTCGTCAGATCATACGAGAGCTGGAAGCGACCCAGCAAACAGTATGGAGCCCAATGATTTTAAATGGTGATGGCTTTGGAATGCTGGCTAATCACTCACTGGTCATGGCAAACTATATCTCGCGCGCGAATGCTGCGCTTATCGAACTCACAGAATTAATGAACCAAGGATAATCCATGAAAAAATGCATTTCAGCCTTAGCAGTTTTAGGCGTATTTGCAGTAACGCCGGTGTATGCTGATACGATAGCCGGGGTTTATATCGGTGCGCAGGGATGGCAGGCTGAACCGGAAGGCGGCTTTGCTGACTCTCAGAATACAACGAACTTTAACTTTGACGATGATATGCAGGGTTCGGCTTATATTGCAGTTGAGCACCCGGTTCCATTCATTCCCAATGTAAAGATCTCGCACTCAACGCTGGATACTGAAGGTAATACAAGGTTAGACGCGAACTATACGTTTGATGGCAACCTTTATACGGCTGAGAGCACGGTATTTACCAGTGTCGATCTGACCACCACCGATTTTATTCTGTACTATGAATTGTTTGACAATGATATTCTCAGCTTTGATTTAGGTGTGAATGGTAAATACGTAGATGGTGCGTTACTGGTCAATGACTCAGCCAGTAACACGCAAGGTACGGCTGATTTTTCAGGCGTGGTGCCTATGGCATACTCCAGGGTCCAGTTCGGGTTACCTTTTTCCGGGTTAGGCGCTTATGCAGAGGGTAGCTATCTGTCATTTGATGACCATACATTCAGTGACTATCAACTGGCATTGACCTATTCATTTATCGAAAGTCTGGCAGTGGATATGACGCTTCAACTGGGCTATCGCAACGTTGAACTGGATATTGAAGACCTGGACGATGTGTATGCTGATATGTCTTATGACGGCGCGTTTTTCGGACTAGAATTACACTTCTAGATTAAAACGTAACGTTTTAAGCACATTCAGTAATAAAAAAGTAAGAATAATTCTTTTCTCTTCTCTGCAAACCTCGTTAGCCTTAGCATATCAAATTAAGGCTAACGAGTTATGTCAAACGATTCCAATCAAAATTTTGCGCCCCCGGCGGTTTTAAACGAGCAGCAGGTAAATGCGATAACCCAGGCTGTACAAGGGCTTAATCGCGATCAGTTAACCTGGCTAAGCGGCTATATTGCTGGTATGGCTGGTGCTCCTACAGGCGCTGCACCCATGTCAGCAGCACCGGCGGCTCAGGCAGATGTGCCAACACTCACCATTCTGTTTGGGTCGCAGACCGGCAATGCGAAAGGGCTGGCTGAAAGCTTTCAGGGTAAAGCAGAAGAAGCAGGCTTCAGCAGCAAACTGGTTAGCATGGCTGATTACAAGCCCCGGCAGTTAAAAAATGAAACACACGTGGTTGTTTTTGTCAGTACCCACGGCGAAGGTGATGCACCTGACGATGCGATTGAGCTGCACGAGTTCTTGGCTGGTAAAAAGGCACCGAAGTTACCTAATCTAAAATACGCAGTATTAGGCTTAGGCGATAGCAGCTACGAATTTTTCTGTCAGACAGGTAAAGACTTCGACAGTCGTCTGGCTGCATTGGGTGCCAGTGCGATTATTCCCAGAGAAGATTGCGATGTCGATTACGATGCGCAGGCTGATAGTTTTGCGCAAAAACTGGTTGCCTCGCTAAAAGATGAGCTGGTGGCCAGTGCACCGTCACAAACGGTTGCTGCTCAAACAGGCACGGCCGCGCAGCCAGAGTCCTCCGCATATACGAAGAAAGCACCATTTGCGGCAACGTTGCTTGAAGCGCAGAAAATTACCGGTCGCGACTCTGTCAAAGATATACAGCATATAGAAATTAGTCTGGAAGACTCTGGTATAGCCTATCAGCCTGGCGATGCACTGGGCGTATGGTTTGCAAACAGTGAAAGTCTGGTTGATGAGTTGTTGTCTTTGACACAGCTTGAGGGTAGCGCGGAAGTGACAGTTGCTGACAGCCAGATGACACTTCGTGAAGCGTTAATTAACAAGCTTGAATTAACATTAAGCTACCCGAATTTCATTAAAGCCTATCAGCAGGCAACAGCGTCAGCATCTTTGGCTGAATTGATGGAAGATAAGGCAACCCTACGTACCTATATGGCGGACCGCCAGATTGTGGATATTGTTCGCGACCATCCTGGTCAGATTGACGCGCAGGCGCTTGTCGATGCATTACGTCCGCTGACGCCAAGACT contains:
- a CDS encoding FadR/GntR family transcriptional regulator, translated to MARIENLNLSQRMTNELGKAIVKGVYSPETGFPTEAKLCDEYGISRTAVREAVKMLAAKGLISSRPRQGIRVEAADRWNLYDTNVLSWMLESSPSLLVLKEFLQMRLAIEPQAAALAANAQNSEAIENISIALEKMRRAVENGEGSMHDADLQFHTAILQASGNRFFYQLREFITTALNVSIQHTTPAKSNNSAIVEEHEKVYNAIAQGHAERAKNMMTYLIDEAMTVIEREIAEA
- a CDS encoding SDR family NAD(P)-dependent oxidoreductase; translated protein: MTEHCQQTTHYPSLVGKRVFITGGGTGIGAEMVRRFALQGALVTFVDMAETPSVELARELSQYNVRFEQCDLRDIAHLQSIIQQTGREQGPIGVLINNAADDTRHNIDEVTVEYWDDRLAVNLRPSFFAAQAVSEQMKQINGGSIINMGSASWRIKQSCMPAYTSAKAAIEGMSRSLASAYGQHNIRVNTLVPGWVMTKRQMSHWLDPEVVETVKQQQCIHQTLKPAHIVNAALFLAADDSSMMTAQTLTIDAGWT
- a CDS encoding sulfite exporter TauE/SafE family protein, producing MLSFFCIYLILITGACLQGVIGFGLGLLSAPLVYFLMPELVPAPMILNALLLTSLLSVKYRAEIDVRHTGFSVFGGTIGVLVAGTVMYYLDAAQYQLLFGVSILIAVGLSVLGMTPRVSALTNIIASSLSGFLGTTTSAGGAPMGLLYQSAEQSKIKANLSVFFVYINLFGIFVLWWTGRATQSDFILFLKCIPAILIGWALSYFISKNINEDRIRQLILLVASGSALVLIMAAVSNANG
- a CDS encoding SMP-30/gluconolactonase/LRE family protein, producing MVNVDLITVLNCQCELGEGAYYSHRLQRAFWVDIYGCRIHSMDWQSQQTKTTSVPEPVCWIKETAEGQLIAGFASGIYTLDKNLQPQTLVWQLPEKEKHNRLNDAKVDRQGNLYFGTMDKSEQSESGHLYLLNKVKAAQIIDSGYVVSNGPAFDPAGNIIYSVSSKERIIFAVTLDENQNVKSKRPHIHLSPSQGYPDGVTVDGEGNLWVCAWDGNAILRFAPDGTLLQTLRFPVPRVTSIAFAGPHLDHIIVTSARTGLDQYSLDLAPQSGNTFLFKTAPIGIADKPANITGA
- a CDS encoding glycoside hydrolase family 88 protein, encoding MQQRMGWLTFLAGFAIAGCSSQEAATQESFEARQIKERKDDFAFENDKVAFRVYGPALAGANENNGTDCWFKRTDKPIVNKWYEAHFEGTSYHEDHGEGYDPYHVGSSLGCGAVALWQPGQDDKLVQPNVYQSFKVLEKSDEQVSFELTYRWEEQNIEEVKRVTLSRGSQLYKAQSRFTQDGKPVKLKVAVGVSTHDGKALVDVNDERSAVSTWEKIDDSHVGTAVLLPQTYTATFHEQQSDQKDRSNAVLVTSTNDNGELTYYAGFAWEKAQDIKTYFQWKQYLANYLDEAPTDITMQSVKQLTKQVADWQIEHHEEQGEYRAIPRNPPEWSNRERYHDLEWHHGALYAGMNEWRKVAGDASYTAWLKNIGEENQWELHQRPYHADDHTVGQFYLSLYSEYEDPAMLKPTKERFDWILENPKEGTLDWLAEDTHAHDRWGWSDALFMAPPVWARLAKLTGEDKYLEFMDQEYHATYDLLWSEEDQLFWRDSSYFTQEEKNGEDIFWSRGNGWVFGGLALMIPDLPKDWKGREFYVDLYKEMAAKVKTIQREDGTWSMGLLGGREGYPEVETSGTAFFTFGLAWGVNNGLLNKEEYRPVIEKAWRALKLAVNHEGMLAYVQPVGASPGDSFPDYTEVYGVGAFLAAGSELYKMLKSERDNAITAASPVTMMENTGWCWFQDPRAIIQNGKLVIGGVQGNGTGDAVVGIFDLDSQQVDSTSVLHENFDHDDHNSPVFYARPDGSLLTVYARHSTENHHYYRISESSDYSVWGEERQISASEPVTYMNLFHLEKEDRLYNLYRGVQWNPTFVSSTDHGNTWGDATHLIQDELGGTQRPYARYASDNEDTIGISFTDAHPRDYGNSLYYAAFREGKFFTANGDLIKELSKEGPLKPSEAEQIFAGGEGAFRGMELSANKSAWTSSMVLDDNGYPHIAYSLYLKNSDQRYRIASWDGQQWHDREVARAGEHLYPKEASYTGLITLDPSDPSHVVIASNVNPHTGEKQSGNFQVYRANIALEDDISTVEWEKLSDNEEHDNIRPLIVNGKNKNAILWLSGTYNTYTDYDLNATGIVY